A window of Esox lucius isolate fEsoLuc1 chromosome 18, fEsoLuc1.pri, whole genome shotgun sequence contains these coding sequences:
- the LOC105008953 gene encoding sterile alpha motif domain-containing protein 3: protein MRVIVSEGDIRKMTMTTQPDRLEDLTEWLKENLQTNYSFTLQYQDPEFNNELCNLTDISELPEKPTIKIIPVINLIPIPAEPECFGESSSQADTEILSNSSLDRSFQWPDTFHIPKFSVDVEYRLRQGNLLYLKDGTHLKVMKEMKHDILEKLAETMYEFKAYPTKEEFEDVAKALVQSHPCLKEQGSSSGWEGWKNSLKFKMGNYRNKMRLLGRLEVTVNGGKRGRHTTDGNPPNKDIKKPKKGEINFLPENPEGMDDQNLEGVRQVLVNEMKKTKPNGSLVKKHMDMTFALRRKEVVNEKPDISKMVLRWPSLFTESQVYYEFNRVVGKNLRENFFDALDHYSPNLMEIFRKKKGLTGQLLAELLRQTKTTEPTDVRSLCLRGLPVILGDDPSAFFKTCSDVNDKDSFQQIPVGILCLDPERPQLNPFGVHIILEGSLVMEPENLPQAFCLLFGLIYALHLDYPKYMKNTFLFIQQVFLNLGKGELTPKIQSLKNQLAVTV, encoded by the exons ATGAGAGTTATTGTCTCTGAGGGAGATATACGAAAAATGACTATGACAACACAACCTGACAGACTTGAAGATTTGACTGAGTGGCTCAAAGAAAATCTTCAAACAAACTACAGCTTCACTTTACAGTACCAAGATCCCGAATTTAACAATGAACTGTGCAATCTTACAGATATCTCTGAGCTTCCAGAAAAACCAACCATCAAAATCATCCCTGTAATTAATCTCATACCAATTCCTGCAGAACCTGAATGTTTTGGTGAATCAAGCAGCCAGGCAGACACTGAGATCCTGTCCAACTCCTCTCTGGATAGAAGTTTTCAGTGGCCAGATACATTTCACATTCCGAAATTTTCTGTTGATGTCGAGTATCGACTTCGTCAAGGTAACCTGCTGTATCTGAAGGATGGAACACATCTGAAAGTAATGAAAGAGATGAAGCATGATATTCTCGAGAAGCTGGCTGAGACAATGTATGAATTTAAAGCATATCCAACAAAGGAAGAATTTGAAGATGTTGCAAAAGCCTTAGTACAATCACACCCATGTCTGAAAGAGCAAGGCTCATCCTCTGGTTGGGAAGGATGGAAAAATAGCCTAAAATTCAAGATGGGAAATTATAGGAATAAAATGCGCTTGCTGGGTCGACTTGAAGTCACCGTGAATGGAGGTAAACGTGGGAGGCACACTACAGATGGTAACCCTCCCAATAAAGACATCAAGAAGCCAAAGAAAGGGGAAATAAATTTCCTACCTGAAAATCCAGAGGGCATGGATGACCAAAACCTGGAAGGAGTTCGTCAGGTCCTTGtcaatgaaatgaaaaagacaAAGCCAAATGGATCCCTTGTGAAGAAACACATGGACATGACGTTTGCGCTTCGCAGAAAAGAAGTTGTCAATGAAAAGCCTGACATCAGCAAGATGGTTCTTCGATGGCCATCTCTGTTTACAGAAAGCCAG gTTTATTATGAGTTCAACAGAGTGGTGGGGAAAAATCTGAGAGAGAACTTCTTTGATGCACTTGACCATTACTCTCCAAATCTAATGGAAATCTTCAGGAAGAAGAAAGGCCTCACCGGACAGCTTTTAGCTGAGCTTTTACGTCAGACAAAG ACCACCGAGCCAACAGATGTCAGGTCCCTTTGCCTTCGTGGACTGCCGGTCATTTTGGGGGATGACCCTTCTGCATTCTTTAAGACCTGCTCT GATGTCAATGACAAGGACTCATTCCAACAAATTCCAGTGGGAATCCTCTGCCTGGATCCAGAACGTCCACAGCTAAACCCTTTCGGAGTGCACATCATCTTGGAAGGGAGCTTAGTGATGGAACCAGAAAACCTGCCTCAGGCCTTCTGTCTTCTCTTTGGACTCATTTATGCCCTGCACTTGGACTATCCAAAGTACATGAAAAACACTTTCCTCTTCATCCAGCAGGTATTTCTCAACTTGGGAAAGGGTGAGCTGACACCTAAAATTCAATCTTTAAAAAATCAGCTGGCTGTGACAGTGTAA